The genomic DNA agttttataccattttgatttttgaaatttttatgacGGGTCACGTGCCGGTGCCGATAAAAAGTGGCAGGGTGTCGTACCGGCACGTTCCGGCTTTTCTACAACtctgggttagacggaatatataactagtcaaaatatattacaactggaaggtACACTTTAACTGCaaaatatgggtctacctcacggcaccgaaagttaaaagatcgaaaagcaaatatcggaaggcaaagattgaaaatcgaaagatcttaaatcgaaagaccaaaaaaaaaagggtgcatagtaaacggtactatgtatatataataacagtggcatgtggtgaaattatcttgtcatacagccttatttaatgtgcgtgtgcaggatacgggaggaaaagcctgttcctcttgtatcctgctcgtgcaaattaagtgacgatgtacgacggggggagagagagttttaccgcacgccactgatatacatatatactaaccgtttttcatatgtatgcatggtaaaagaacattttagattttttgactgtcggtgcggtgacggtcacccggctattctacaaccccctgggttagacggaatatatttcaactggaagatacaattTAACtgcaaaatatataatgaaGCAATTTTGCAAAGCCAATTTCAAAAAGAATCTGCATGGTTGAGtttcaagaaaatataatacaaagaaacattaattttatttaaaatatattgtgaaaaaaaaaacaaaatacgtaattcgaaattttatttgaaattcaataaaaataaaagaatacaaTAACGATAGTTACACttacaatgaaataattcagtcATCAAAATGTCGGCTGAAGAAAATGCCTCACTGCATCCAAGTAcgttttaatattgtatattattcaatacgaacatcatattttgaatattgttgTCTTATGATGAAACACTGCTATTCGttacatttttgattttgatttttaaatgctttttattattacgaaattatgttcacactgatctactgaccattttccattttacaattttaatttaatttggttggtAATCATAGTACCAACTTCGTCAATTCCGTATTCGTTCAAACTATTATTTAAGAATCGGACAGACACTGAAAATCTGAAATTGTTGTTTGAATTGGACGCCATTTTAATTAGATCGAAATGTATGCACATTACAAGATGGCGGGCGGGGAACGAGCACATTGCCGAAAAATCTATACCAGACGTGAATATTTGAAGGGCACCTGCAATTCGCAGATGCGGATGCGGATGCGGCCACGGTTGTGCATCTCTGGCCGGAGAAGAGGGGGGGGCGGCGTTGCCTAGCAAAGTGGAGGGGAAGCGGGAGGGGAGGAAACGGgaggggcgggggggggggggggggtagaggCGTCTCGCAGCCGACAAAcatccagtggcgtgcggtgcgCTGCTCGCGTAGTGTTGTCATCGCGACAGGTAGAAAGGGGCGCTCGTTGCCCGTTGCTCGCGGCTCGTTATGCGTCAGGCGAGTCTCCGAGAGCCGCCGCCCCCGCGCAACAAGTGTCGCCCCGCTCCCCGCTGCCCGCACTCCCCCCCCCGTACTTCCGGTCGATATCGTTCGAAACGTCAAAGCCGGTGCATCGCCCCCCCCCTTacccccctcccccacccccACCTACTCCGGTTCCAgacttcacacacacacactcccCCCCCCTGCCCCGCTTCCCCGCCCGCTGCACCTGCATTTGACCGTTTCCGCCCATAACAATACGCACGACGTCCATACAATATGTAGATTCGCACGCTtctatatatgtgtgtaataataatatatatatatatataatgtttacaacaataatttaatatggcGCCAAGTTTCGTCGACGGATTGTTTCGCTTTCGCGTTTGAGGTTATGTGTCGGTCGACGCTGAGACGCGTCGATAATATTTACCGTGTCGAGTTCGAgtgtgcatgtgtgtgtgtttgtgattTCTTTGCGCCggtcttcttttgtttttattgtattattaaaagctttttatttgaaattaattgtttcatttttttttttactagtttCGAATTTGTTCTGTGAGCGTTTTCGTCGGCGCGAGTTGGTAGCGCCGTTTGATGTTTTTTCGTGCGTAATGAATGTCGTTTGGGTACACGGCAGGTGTAGTGTTTTGCGAtgcttatttatatacaattgtatgctagttgttttacccggcttcgctcagtgtttgtaatagcttaaacgtggcgaatctaatagtgagaatattcatttgtttttttttttgttaaatttgtttgaatcgaaaaaaaaaaaaatcgaatcgtcatattttttatgtagaAACTGATTTttaccaacaatacttacaaagtctctttcgaaattatatattagatatgggtctacgtgacgagacagaatgttaaattacagaaaacacaaatatcggaaggcaaagatcgaaaatcgaaagatcaaaaaaaaaaatgggtgcatggtaaacggtacatactcacttaatttgcgcgagcaggatacaacaggaacaagaggaacatgcttttcctcccgtattctgcgcgcgcacattaatacgggaggaaaagactgttcctcttgttcctgttgtatcctgctcgcgcaaattaagtgagtatgtaccgtttaccatgcaccatttttttttttgatctttcgacttacaatctttcgattttcgatctttgccttccgatatttgcgttttctataatttaacattctgtctcgtcacggagaccgattagaTATACATTAGATAtgcactagtgtttttacccggcttcgctcggtatttgtaatatagacCGCTTAATCtaacagtaaatattttatttaaattcatttgtttttctatgtaCCAACAATAGTTGCAtacgtacaaagtctctttcgttattgtatattaaatatatatggcagggtttctcaactggTAGGGCGCGTATCTTCGACTGTGTGGGCCGTGGTGCAAAACAGGGACGTTATTTGGGGCTtgagggggtggggggggggcatttgtcacccccccccctagatttgGCCGGGCCAGGAACATGCGTGTCATTTGATGAAATATCATGAATCTTAATCGAATCGACTAATTCGTTACTAAAAGTTTAACATAACAAGTTGATCAGAAGCtttaaacaaaaattcaataaacaaccacaTGCGGGCCAAATTTTGCCCCCCACCCTCTTTGGAAATatctgaaatgacgtccctggttCAAACTTCTTAAATTGCCTCTTGTCGGTGGCATATTGTCAACATTGTGGGCCCTGGTGCAAAGCTTGAaaattgccccccccccctcagttatataataaattgtatcaTTAAATGTTTAATAGTCATTGGTGGGTTTTGACTTCAAATCATGGggagatacatatataattataagatATCGTGTGAAGAAGattaagttataggcgtttaaacaattaaaatctgacaaaacgagtgaggggcggaaagtcaaacaaacaaggctactggccgCTGGCGAATGAGCTGTCATCGTATCcaacattttttgattttaaaacgtgtttattacgattatttttgacCGTCGAATTAGTGGAagcattttaaatttctattggtgaccaaaaatggcaaagtttcaaaccgatcggaagaatgtaggaaatagtgtcagaccaaaaggcgaagtgaagctaataaaagccttgtaaaaaaattctTAGAAGAAAATAAGTActacttttaattaaaactaattataaaattttggttagtaaacaATATTAAGTGCCGCAGCTGATAATTTTTCTTATTCACATTGTTCATTTGTTAGTACATTCACTTTCATTTCAATATGTTATCCATTGAAAAGCGTTTTGTTTCACAAAAAACACAAAAGATCATAAAAGAAATGTCGGTttctgcaattttttttaatatcatatatgaAATTACGATCTTTTTGATAGTAATAATCCTAAAATTACGGAATTCGAACGTTTCAAATTGACAACTACGtgctaattatgtatttataacacAACGTAAATTTCCAAATTTGTGTTTAGAATTCCGAACcatttaatgtatatttatactagCACAGCACGTACCAGCAACTGCACGTGATTGCAACTGCACATTTATGTATACGCCAGcggtacattttatatggacacattaaTTTATAATGTGGTGTAGAAGTAACAGCAGTAGGCGACAAAATCTATGCGTACTATATACAGCAGTAAATGTTACCTTatcgtatcaagcaaaaccggttttctttggccattgTGGAAGTATTTATgcacgacgtgacgtcatagtagcgagtgcacgctTACTAACCAAAGTTCTCAtgcgtatatgaatatttttggaaacgtcatattgtgacaattttGATTCAACGAtgcgacgcaagcaatattgcgtcgtatcgtcgcgctctgtaatgaaTATTAAAGTCTATTTTGCCTTGAACTCGGCCAAAACTTATCTTTACGTGCGTTcgttgctgtatagtatgaatataaactGTTGTTTATATGATCTGCTGCGCTGTAGCTGCATAGTATATATATacctttatataaaaatcaattatttctcTTCCCGAAAGGACCACTAAAGGGCTTTGGGCCGTGGTGCGATTGAATCGCCCTGTGTCAATGAGAATACGTAATTATATTACTTCAAAGGTTCGATTTAGACCGGTGTATAGTTATTGGCCGCTTGAAGGACTACGtactgataaataaataatcgttaGTTAATGTTTTAGGGTTCATTCATTCGAGTGgataatatgtacttaaaaaaaaaaaaatgaaaggcaATTGAGGATTGTGGCGTTGCAAATCTAGTGTCACTGTCGGTATTTGTGCGTCATGCTGGTAGGGATTGCCTACTGGTACGAGACATGAAAGAACatgttataactagtcaccggagcctgagggggccgtgtattgttcaaaggttgtaaatgcattgttaaaggtttgccgaacaatggatagcactgtgactatcctacctctagttataacgtACAGAAacttatttgaattttgatttttgctgctttaagattcacagtattttttctaaattattgCGTTAGTTGGAATTTGTAGGACTTTTTTCAACATATAATCtgtactattaaaaaaaatggtaaaatcgagagttttgtaatttatattatcgCTAGCTGTTTTTATGACTATTCCATCGTccatttcagtattttttacatttcaagtTTAGGACTACGTTCGCTTTCGAGTTGGAAATGTTTTAATGGATTTCTTGTACGCTCGTAATGGCCTCTTGATACTAGTTAATAATAAAaccattactttattttaagtttaatttgcatatttctgtcttaaattttaaatctccCGTTAATTTGGAAATCTATCTCGATTATCGTATCTCTTTGCTGGACACTATCTTTTCTATTCAAAAGAATTGTATCAATGatacaatttttacttttttttttttaaattttcagtcGATATATTTTGTCGGAAACAGTAGTTGACCCAAATAAAAATCGTATTCCACTATCAACAAAGTTGAGAAACTCTGACGTGTATAGAtagatataagtatgtatataacgaTCCTGGAGTACCTTGACCCTATAAGTGCGGGCCGGGCGGGCCAAATTCGAAAATACGTGTGCGCGTAATTGACgtgtgttttatatatttttcgatatttataggattttatttgtatattataccgAAGTGCCAAAATAACGCAAGACTGAATTTTTGTACGCGAGCTAATTttagtggtagtggtagtggatcaGCAGCCGAGCGAGCCGAGTGAGTAgcggcagcagcagcagcagtagtagaagcagaagcagaagcaAAAGCAGTAGCAGCAGCGAGTGTGTTGTGTTGTGGTGTGTTGCCGTCGCGGTGTTGGGTGTGGACGATGGTGTCGGCGAATTGTGGCAGTTGTTCCGCGGGGTGATGTTATGTCAGCGGGCGGCGGCGCCATGCCCGCGCAGGAGCCCCCGCAGCAACAGTTGCAGCTCGCtcaacagcagcagcaacaacagcagcagcagcaacagcagcagcagcagcagcagcagcaacaacaacaacaacaacaacaaccgcAACAGCAGCAACAACTGCAACAGCCGCCGGGGCAACCGCAGCGCAGCAACAGTCTGGACTACCTCAACTTCGAGGAGAAGCGGCAGCTGATCGCCAGCTCGCTCTCCCTCACCGACTTCATCAGTTGCGGACCGCCGCCGGCGAAGGACGCCAACCAGACCGCTGTCGTCGTCGGTCAGTCGCTTGTCAACCGTCTCTTCTCTCGTAAtggactatttttattatatttataaaatttgtccACCATTTTTCATCGAAAATTACAATTCAATCTGACTATTtaccccccaccccccccccctaatgAACGAGTTACACCACCAAAGTTGCGTCGTagttaagggcgaaaacacacagtggtgaatgtggcacgtggttttttcttttagatacttttaaacgtgcgaaaaaaattATGCGTGCCAGGCACAGATCCCGAGGAAAGGGCAGCATGCGTCGTCCCGAAACGATTCTCGGGAcatttttcggtaaaattgtatgcttctatttatcccatatttgaagaaatgtgggagaCCACCCACGGCGAGGAGCCATGCACGCGGTGTGCCGATCATCGCTGTATGTTTTCGTCCTAAATCGCATCTTTAGACACGAAAAGGGTGGTCCCATCACTTAAGGGATGGATAATTCATAGGACTATctcaaaatacaatacacatcCCAACAATAATCATAACGTCAAAAAACCATGTTGCCCTAATCAGGCTCCGTCTTTTACTcattactaaagcccggataaccaaggtgccgttcattgttcaaatgttgtaaatgcattgttaaaggtttgccgaattttttttacaaagcatttacaacaattgaacaatgagcggcaccttggctatccgtactctactCATCACCAAAGGTAGGCGTTGgctctgtatgtatatatgttatgtacatatatatgtaatttgtgtGTGATTCTTTTCTCCTAGATAAGAGATACGGTTGACTTTGACGTAGTTggtaaatgtttaaaaataaaaccctTTCTATCCGCCAGTGGggattgtaatttgtaaatatcattttatgaatgtatttacatatgagccgttatattcgaaagtggcaaaagtccacttttcttcaattcgagaaatatttcacaaaacattaaatataatattttacgtttaACAGCATGAAAAAtgaatgtgaaacgtaaaggaggtttgtaaaaatggtgacttgtaataagtttattctgcttttccgagattctggacatatcgaattcaaTGAAGTGATAAcaaattgtgaattaagtcaaacagaaatagtgtttttggaactgaaaatttgatttttgccacattcaaatataacggctcatataatgaatgaaaaattaaaattggaaatttgatttttttgctaTAAACGACATGGAATagtttaaaagaaaaatgactTGCGCAAGTGAACCTGACTGTATCCGGCAAACTGGTAattaatgtgtacatatgtacatatgtatgtacgtattgcagtgatataaataactaatatgCATTATATGTAAGTGACTGTAGGTAATAAATATTAGAGTTTAGCTAATAAAATTAATGGGAGCTTTTAGCATAATGAAAATAactagtacattcatatgtatttttttcctcgtacatataatgtaataaaatcacAAGAATACTTCATAATAGAAAGAATTcacgtatgcatatgtatgtacatgtatataataataagtcgTTGATGAAATAAGCTCTCGGAATTTccgaattaaaagaaaaagaatTAACTTTACGAATGGAAATCGGCATTATATTCCAGTATTCCATTACACTCGGCTATTTTTGAAAAGTGGTTTATCAAATTACATacttaattcatatttttgggtttttatttttaaaaaatgacttTTTTCGCTTTTAATGCGTAAAAgcataaattatttacaaattttaaaccgcaatccatacacatacatatgtttgtacatgacACGCAGTCTGATAAAAAATTCTCGACATTTTTGCAACTGCCAAAGTTACGCTTGCGAATTTCACAAAGACAACGCGCCCGGCTTCTGAACAATTTCGAGAATTTTTCGGAGAGTCTTTCGCTGAAAATTCAGACGTTTTCGTTGCCCGAAATCCGCAAACGCTCTCTACCCACGTTTTACATCGTTCAACCTTCCAGTGAGAAAATAGCGTTATTCTGAATGATCATTTTTTCGATGAGAGCACTCAAACGTTCTGATGAGACGGGAAGTCGTGAGTGGAGCCGGAAATTCGAACATTCggataaattgatattttgccACCACgcgaatataataatttgcgCAATTACGATGTATGCACGTAAGACGCGTGTGACTGTAGTACGTTTTAATTGAACGTCATGTGATGAATGATGAGGAATTTTCCGGGAAAAACGCGCGCCAACGACTATGAAATCATCGAACATGGACGCCGTAAATATTTACGTTCGATCGAAGCTAATGTACATTCTAAAATTTAGATCGATTTTCttcttcaacaaaaaaaatgatcaaacatAATTTCGATTTCGTTCACATTAGTCCAAGAAGTATACTCCAGCTGGTGCCGTGGTTATTATGAACAATGACAAATTATGACTAATGATATCGCCTTTTGTGGAATGTCATCGTCTTTATGcgtgggtgatttttttttttttaaatgttatactTTCGATTTTGTATGGCAGGAGGTAGACAGTTGTATGATACAACAACGGGTAGCTCTTCTGTCACGTTATTGCCATTTCGTATAGTTCAAGAATGGTACTTGCTGCGGCTGCACTGGTGCGATGGTGATCTGCGGTGAAGTGCAGTGTGCTTCGTGCATTTAATATTGCTTCAATTTGACCGTTTTGTAATGAGTAGGTACGTGTTTCTTTCGAATGGTTTCAGTTTCGTATCTGGTTTCGTCGTTGCATTAGTAAGCTTTTCGACGTGGTGCAacagtgtgtgtgtatgtgtgtggttTTAAGTTAAATCAAAAGTAATGGATCAGACTAGATCAaagatttttgataatttatctCAGAGTTTCCCAAAACACTTTAATAGTAATAGGAAAGTTGAACGgaaaattttaatagttttttttaggtTGGGTAGAGCATAATAGTGTTATTAAAACACTTatagtttattaaataattatttttaaaaatattacataaaattatgAGTAAATAAAAATCTCTCAATGAATCGCAAATGTTTTTGATATCAGACACAATATTGGTGATTTTAATTCTTAAACGTCACTGGAAATTTAATATCACTCGCCTTTTAATATGAAGTAAATGTTTAAATGTGTTGCAGCGTATAAAACTGTTCCAAATTTTCTCGGAACACCTATTTCAGGTTCCGTCGAACACCACTGTTCCGCGAAatatagtttgggaaaccctgaatTTTACCTGATTACCAATCGTGGAGTAAATCGTCGAAttgagatgtacatacatatgtacgtcactttGGTTGGTTgtacaattttgaatttgtatttataaaaaatagatacACTGTAGTCAAAGCAGATTTACAGTTGGCGAAATAGTTCTCGAAAACAGAATTTGATCATAATGaagcgtggacgtgaagaggggatCTGAGATCGGAGTGAAGTCGCAGCGAGTATGATAGAAGTAGTTCATTTTTATTGATCCGTCGACGAGCCAGCTCCGACTTAAGCACTGAACAGATGCGCTGAgtatttatacacagcgtgtactctcagcacagatagatcattggtcgatgggttgcgagaccttattggttgttgtacaCGGTTTATTCATAcggaggcctttttggcgcgaacacgAGATCTGGTGATCAGTGCtagtggtcgacgagcaccaaaCACCTAATTTctacattacaataataaaactaaaatgTTTCATTTGACAATTGTATCCTATGtggacaatatatgtatgtacgtttaatgTGTTTGTTACAGTAATTTCATACTAGCAGTGAATGTATACTTTCAATGGCGTTTTCATATTCCGAACGCTTAACATTTACTTCTGATACTTGTATTAATATTGTGTCTTCttcctgagcgacacctatggttttgaacttgtacatatataaatttgaaattatattcaaatagtggcggCATAGTGGGTAGTATGGTTTTGcgaatttgatgaggaaccgtttcaacattgaaatctgtaaattttgcaaactctgataagaaacgatcgacttgaagtcacaaatatcctagtctaaccagcagtaccaCAAAAAACTtacgaataaattcttttcgattgaggtcaacccagggcttgaacccgggaagctctcggtggttagcattagcgcaaccaccgagctatactgcagAGTTGGCGATGGTATAATTTCACTGGggaatatatgtagattccctgtaacatatttataatatgtgcaACTAGTCAGAATTTACTAATTTTTGTTGTTCATAAGCAAAGCTGCGCGAATAAAAAGTTACGCCCGGTTCAAAAGCTTGAATTTAGCGCCCTCTGGTTTTGGCGTTCACAAGCTGTGTTCAGAATACgacttttttctatttttatagcTATGTACTTTTGAAATGATCTTTATCTATTTTacgcatttttacatacctcttcttagcttgtttCTTGTTAGTATTAAAGTGTATCTCTTATTTTAACTTATGTAGGTGTTTAAAATGAATAGGAGAAAACGCTCGAAAATCTatttgtctttttattttataatatgactAGCTGTaccctgcatgcgttgcaatgccacaataacgcatgcaattcccgttcctgttctcgttcccgttccctttccctttcccgttcccgttcccatttttcggaacaacgcaggcagcgaacaccctggtcgcgacgcaaaaacatttgaaattatagcgaatgacactcattcctacacacacacagacattaatttttatatatgtatatagataatatatttCCATTCTAATTTTGGTTTTGAATTGTGAAATAAATTTTTCCTTAATATGTAGTACTCACGTGggttgtacatacgtataatcttTTCTTTTGAATCTCGTCTTATtattagaaatataataatatacaatactaAAATTCCGTTGTCTACGtgtgttatatacatactagctgaacccggcatgcgttgcaatgccacaatacgCAAGcacttcccgttcccgtttctcgatgtgtttcgataagcgaatgcttcagtttcaa from Arctopsyche grandis isolate Sample6627 chromosome 1, ASM5162203v2, whole genome shotgun sequence includes the following:
- the LOC143923084 gene encoding uncharacterized protein LOC143923084, which gives rise to MSAGGGAMPAQEPPQQQLQLAQQQQQQQQQQQQQQQQQQQQQQQQQQQPQQQQQLQQPPGQPQRSNSLDYLNFEEKRQLIASSLSLTDFISCGPPPAKDANQTAVVVGMYLLRIRLFTIFYLYGSLVREYFYYKCTKSRILVYSFF